The window GTAGCTGGCGAGGAAGGTGAGGATGGAGCCGAACAAAGGACTTGCGATCGATCCGAGTTTAGGAGCGGGTACCGACTACGGGCTGGTCCTGTTATCATAggtgacaaaggaaaacaagttAATTCAGGAATGTTACAGGCACGTATCataacccttttttaaaataatttggtAAATGTAGGAGAGTCATGACAGGGATTTGTGAGAGGTAGTTCTGTTGTCAATAACACAGAATCGCAAAAGGAAGAATCAGAGGCACGGGGTGTTTAATTAATTGATTGAGATTTAATATAGCCTAATTAACAGAAAGGGCACTGGAAGGTCAATAGTATAGTGGTTATTACGATTTCTTGTTGCTGCAGGAAAGTTATGGGTATTCTGGGCTGTCTTGTGCCATGGCTTGTGGCAATTACTTAGAAATGTATTGCTGTCATATCTCATTGATCTGTATGAACATCTTTGTGTGAATCTTTCTATTTATACAATCCCTCTTCTCAAACAGTAACGTGACTCAAAGCAAATCATGGACAACAAGGGGGCCTTCATTTGACTTTGAGAAAGTCTGTTGACAAGGTTCTGCCTCCAACATCTGAAATGTCAGCTCCAGTTCCTATCGTAATTCAACAGAGCCATATGGCGTCTTTGATCACCCCTCtaagccataaaaaaaaatgaaagcctGTGCTTCTCACTCTTGAGTTGTAAAGTTGACCCGCTTGCTTCAAACTTCTAACGCCCAAATAGCCCAGTCAGTGTGTGGTGCTGAGGAAGCTCGTGCTCGGCAGACGAGGGACCACATCAGTCCACACATCAAAAGATCTGATTACAGAGAGCTGATCCAGAGGTTCTTACTGAACTTAGCAGTATGATAAAGTCGCTTccgtatttttcttttactgtttcTGTTCTTGGAGAAgtatttttatccttttttattctcttcattTGATGTTGATGAGTTAGATAGTTAATGCCATTCCGCCCTCCGGATAAGAGTTGACGCACCGAATGTGACAATCTGTCTGTCGTCTCATCTCCAGTGGTTTGAGCCACGAGTCTCATCGCAGGGATGTGGAGCAGGTCTACCTCCGCTGCTCTCAGGGGTCTCTGGAGTGGCTCTACCCCATCGGGGCCATCATTGTCAACCTGCGGCCAAACACGGACTCTTCAGCGGCACACGGGGCAGGTCTCCACGTGTGCATCAAACCCCTCACTTACTCCCAGGTATGAGTATGACGCCGCCTTTGCCAACAGGTATCTCGATTTGTGAGGTGGATTGTGACCTTTCTGAACACGTGTCCTCCCGGCCCTCCCGTGTTTCAGGGCTCTCATGTGTACGTGGAGCGCGCCGGGGATCTGAGGCTGCTGGTGGCAGAGACGGAGCAGGCTCAAGGCACAGTGCACTGTTTCAGCCTGGCAGAGGGGGCTCTCTTTGTGGAAGCCATCCCACAGGCTGACATCAGCCGGAGGATTACTGCTTTCCAGTATGAGCTGGTGCCCAGTcaggggtctggggcacacatGTATCCATTCCTGCAACCTGGTTTAGGTAAGggaatgtgtgcacacatttgtTTCTTACGTCAGCAGGTATTCCTCTAGTACACCTGTTATGCAGTGTTTTCCAATCGGCATTGATCTGTGATGAGTCATGTGCCACTGAGCCCAACCCAACCAAGCACTGCCCGCTAGATTTCAgactatttttttcaaacttttgatGACCTCTGCATCGTATTACGGGCGTGATGTGCATCTGTTAAACATTTGTCCTTGTTATCCAGTGCTTTAAAGAAACACTGGTATCGAGTTTTGGAAAAGTTGGCTGTCAAAATTCATTCCATTTATAATCTGAAGCTGGGAAAAATATTGTCCGTAAAATAAACAAGGTTAGACACACAGGTTTTGTGAAGAGCAAATTTCAAAATTGGCATTGTATTAAAGTGCTACCAGGCAGAATGTCTGTGCCCTCGAGCGCAGCGATTTCAAATGCATTTCCTGCCTGTGCCATTATCACCTGATGATGATACATGAtaagattaaaacatttaactgTCTCGCATGTTTCAGTTTGGTAGTTGACCTCGCTTGTCagttattttgtaaattatatgCAATTTGTAGATAATTGTCTAAACTGCTCTTGTACCTGACACAGTTCACTGATACAAAGTGAACGTGACAGAccagagggaagggaaaaaaagtttcttcaTCTCACCTacatgctgccccccccccccaatgacactctctcctcccccacttCCTCACTCCCACACTCCCCTGTCTCAGCCAGTTCTATGAAAACAAGCAGGGCAATCAAAAGGTCTTGTCAGGGTCAAGCCCAGAGGTCAGCCAATCctctctcagctgtcaatcaagaccAGTTTCCTCCTAAAAGCAGGGGATTTTGAGGAGCCCACACGTATGAGTAAAGCGGAGGGCAGGGACGGTGGGCGGAGCGGAAGGCTGGACTCCCTTCCTAATGAGACAGACAAAagcctgtctctgtctttctgtgtgtgtgtgtgtgtgtgtgtgtgtgtgtgtgtgtgtcaacgcGTTTTATAGCTGTTTTCATAGCCGACAGGGTCAAAGGTTAATTCTCTGATCGCGTCTCTTCCTTCACCTGCTGTTCTCATTCacatactttctttttctcttgatgTCTCAGAAACTCCcatgacacagagaaacaggaaactgacTAATGGCCAAACACATTTCAGGACAGCACAAAAGCTAACAACGAGAGAAAATGTGTCATGAAAATAACAACTTAAAATTATTCAACAAAAGTGTTTTATgttatcctttttctttcttttttctaactTTTATCCATTTTAGTGACCTGTAAACCTTGTTCAGACGAAGAGATCCTCATGGCTGTGTGTACCAGTGACTTTGGTAAATACACTCGCAAACTCACAGCAAAACATTACTAAGGCTAGTTTATTaattttgggaaatatgattATACTGTCTGTCATAAAGTTAGAGGTGAAGATCAATGCAGGGGTTACTAATCTACCcgcagcagctggttagcttagcacacAGGCTGGCAACATAAAAAACACCATATCTTGCTTGGCAAATGTATTACATCCCTTTctgatgaaacttttttttgcgAAATCTTGtggtctgtttttaaaaaaatgatttagtcTTGCTTCGATTCACACTTGTTGGCATAGCTCAGCtttattcattgatttaatCTCACGTCTTTATCTCTCTCGTTCACGTCTCTGTAGCTGGAAGTGGCTTCTTTCGCGGTGTGGCGTCGGGCACCAACGACCACTCGTCTGCGGTGGCGACCATGAGCCGGCTGTTTCGTCAGAAGAGCAAGGTGTTTGTTTGGGGTGGAGCCAGAGGGCGAAGCTGGGGTGGACGGGTCAACGTCCCCTCACAGTGCGGTGTCCATCCTGGAGGGGATGAGTACCTTTTGACTGGCTGTGTCCATTTCGGTGAAGCGTGGCTCGGCTGTGCGCCTCTCTACAGGGACTTCCTGAAGCTTTACATCAGGGCACAGAAGGCCGGAACAAATCCTTGTCAGATAGACACAGACTGAGGGATCAGAACAGACTGAAACATTGGAGCATGGAAGCGACATTTTCTTTGAGACTATCGGGGAGATGAGCAGCGTTACGGCTACCCCTGCAGACTCTGCAGATCAACTTACTTCTgctttgcagcaaaaaaagactGAACAGAAATGTCCACATTTAGTATTCTGTGCGTGTGTAATGCATCTGTGCATGGTTGAGACATTGGGTGAATGGATaagtttaaattaaatatgtGCCTAAATGCTTAACGTTTCTATTCTCATAACGACACTGCATGTGTGATCGTTCTTGAAATGAAAGTTTGCTTTGTAAAAAGCTTTCTGTAAAATTTAGGAGTCTTCTGACAGAAGTGTACAGTATGCAGCTCTGTGAGTCTTAACataccaagtgtgtgtgtgtgtgtgtgtgtgtgtgtgcggcgcgtgcgtgtgtgtgtgtgtgtgtgtgcgcgtgcgtgtttTGCTATTGATTTCAAAGGGCttttatatttacagaaaataaaccaCAGTCCTTCAGCCGGCTTTCCtgtatgattttaattttaaatttttccatCATACATCCTTTGTTTTCTAAACGTGCCAGTGTGAACTGTATGTCCTGATATAGGGGCACTGCATTATCTGTTGTTAACAAACTTGTCCGACTGTGTCATATTTTGTATGCCTCATGGAGGCTCTGCGTGTTTGGGGTGCAGATAATTAAAACCGTCTGTGGCAAGTGAAGTGAGTCGTAGAACCAAAGGTTATTAGCTTTTATGTTGGCACATATGGATCCAAACAAatagtgtgtgagtgagtgtgtgtgtgtgtgtgtgtgtgtgtgtgtgtgtgtgtgtgtgtgtgtgtgtgtgtgtgtgtgtgtgtgtgtgtgtgtgtgtgtgtgtgtgtgtgtgtgtgtgtgtgtgtgtgtgtgtgtgtgtgtgtgtgtgtgtgtgtgtgcgcgcaactCTATTTTCAATCATAGTCCACCAGGTGCAATTCAATAGCTTGTGTGTTAAAATGGATTTATGTGGCCAGAATGATCATATACACATAACTGTGTCTAAACAGACATCTTTGAAATTATAAGTTACAGGACATACATTGTTTGCTCCATGTAGGAGTTTCAGTTGTGTAACCCGACGGCAGAACAGAAagctacatttacatttacacggGTGGATGGTTGAGACTGTTTGGTCCTGATGGGCGGAGAGCTGAAGAACAGGCGGATGTGTGAATAACCTTAGAGGGGAGTATGTGCACCTCTCCCTCCGCCCTTCCATTTGCAGTCGTGTGCGCTTGAtgctttccctctttcctcagGAAGAACAAGAATGGAAGGAATgtcccctcccacacacacgcgcgcacacacacacctccctctgcAGAGACAAACCACGTGTGCGGTGCCTGAAGATGttctgcttccttttttctttttcttttttgtctcaatTTGACAGCGCATAGAGTAAGAGATACACACAGCTTGGCAGCAAACTTACTGTTCAGTACTTTCAAACGCTTGAAGGAACACTCCAGCAATTTACTATTGCACGTACATACATTTGGTGGTTCTCACAAGTGATAGATTTAAAGAAGAATGGTCAAAGTTGAAGCAGCAGAGCCTGTGATGTTCTGACTCCTTGGCCTGGGCCAAACAACGTCACTTCCTATGATGCaaatcatttatgtattttgatttagattttcccttggaggaaataaaaaaaaaaaaagagatttataGTTGCGTTACTTGATTTGTTGACATAATGATTTTCacatctacaaaaaaaagaccaagaATATGAATGCGTTAGAAAAGTAGAGAAGAGAGTCAGATGTCGAGGGAGACATGAACACATAACTCGAGGGTTTAAGATAGACCTTAAAGACGTGACAGGGTCAACTATATATAACTGCACCCCCTTCCTGTTCCCACtaaggactgtgtgtgtttgtcttgggtTGTAGTCGGAGACAACCACAGCACACGCGCCCTGCACACTGCTGACATGCATACGGGCCACACTGCAGAAACCCGGCCCACCACAGCAACACCCAACATCCCTTGGCATCCTCGTCTGGCAACAGCCCAGCTCGCCTTGGCATCCTCGCTAATTCGGGACACACTTACCCCTCCGCCCGGGGGTCTTAATGTCAACCTTCCAGTGGGAGAGAGTGTAAGATATGGAAACAGTTTGTGCTGCAGTATGCGACAGGCGCAGCTGAGCG is drawn from Scophthalmus maximus strain ysfricsl-2021 chromosome 8, ASM2237912v1, whole genome shotgun sequence and contains these coding sequences:
- the metrnlb gene encoding meteorin-like protein yields the protein MLRPWAAHWIAAMLLCRAVAQYSSDQCSWRGSGLSHESHRRDVEQVYLRCSQGSLEWLYPIGAIIVNLRPNTDSSAAHGAGLHVCIKPLTYSQGSHVYVERAGDLRLLVAETEQAQGTVHCFSLAEGALFVEAIPQADISRRITAFQYELVPSQGSGAHMYPFLQPGLVTCKPCSDEEILMAVCTSDFAGSGFFRGVASGTNDHSSAVATMSRLFRQKSKVFVWGGARGRSWGGRVNVPSQCGVHPGGDEYLLTGCVHFGEAWLGCAPLYRDFLKLYIRAQKAGTNPCQIDTD